A genomic window from Anthocerotibacter panamensis C109 includes:
- a CDS encoding ABC transporter ATP-binding protein: MAPLLEVSGLVKTFPTKGTPLLVLDHIDMVVRREEFVSIVGASGSGKSTLLNIIAGLVPASSGTVRLQGQTVTGPGPDLGMVFQSYTLYPWLTVAQNIGFGPRLEGQRKREIAERVAYYMDVVGLSKFAEALPKQLSGGMKQRVAIARALANEPQVLLMDEPFGALDAQTRSLLQEFMLQIWRETKKTILMITHDIEEAIFLSQRVYVLSSQPGRVKAELPVPLTGERTPDSKEDPQFQQLAHELRNLLRQEALHTLDH; encoded by the coding sequence ATGGCCCCGCTCCTCGAAGTATCCGGGCTCGTCAAAACGTTTCCCACCAAAGGAACGCCTCTTTTGGTATTAGATCACATCGATATGGTGGTCCGGCGCGAGGAGTTTGTATCGATAGTCGGCGCTTCTGGTTCGGGCAAGTCCACGCTATTAAACATCATCGCTGGTTTGGTGCCTGCTTCCTCGGGTACCGTGCGGCTTCAGGGGCAGACGGTGACCGGACCGGGACCGGATTTGGGGATGGTTTTTCAGAGCTATACGCTCTATCCGTGGCTGACCGTCGCCCAGAATATCGGCTTTGGCCCGCGCCTCGAAGGGCAGCGTAAGCGCGAAATTGCCGAGCGGGTGGCTTATTACATGGATGTGGTTGGTCTGAGCAAGTTTGCAGAGGCCCTGCCTAAGCAGCTCTCCGGCGGGATGAAGCAGCGTGTCGCCATTGCCCGCGCCCTCGCCAACGAGCCACAAGTCTTGCTGATGGATGAACCGTTCGGAGCTTTAGATGCCCAGACCCGTAGCCTCCTTCAGGAATTTATGCTCCAGATCTGGCGCGAGACCAAAAAAACCATCCTGATGATCACCCACGATATCGAAGAAGCCATCTTCTTGAGCCAGCGGGTCTATGTGCTCTCCTCCCAGCCTGGACGCGTCAAGGCCGAACTCCCCGTTCCCTTGACCGGCGAGCGCACTCCCGACAGCAAGGAAGACCCCCAATTTCAACAACTCGCCCATGAACTACGTAATCTTCTGCGCCAAGAAGCCCTGCACACCCTGGACCACTAG
- a CDS encoding sensor histidine kinase, protein MVFARTRWNLTLWYALVMGFVLLLTAATFLAVVHVAEEQAVDRTLETLVNSTLGRESREHLAERGFSISLGGLRHSDFQEDLEHTIPEHTYLRWYTREGKLSWQGGEAAARVPRDTLRPGYATLSGTQGHYRQLTLRLPGGFLQMGKKEEELVHGVLVGILLAFPVLLGITGGCAWLLAGRAMVPIVESYRRLQQFTGDASHELRTPVATILATAQGALHQPEVLSPDTYEKFAVIVQTAQRMKDLTEDLLWLARIDSGVPVGRICCSLHTILTDLHEELAPLSVAKAQDFQIRLPPGEIHLVGQQSQLYRLFTNLITNAIKYTPVGGRIEVRVERSGDGVAVQVVDTGVGIPAAHLGHLFERFYRVDEARTREAGGFGLGLAIAQTIVKHHQGTISVQSTAGAGSTFTIHLPLGRS, encoded by the coding sequence GTGGTTTTTGCTCGTACCCGCTGGAATCTGACCTTGTGGTATGCCCTAGTGATGGGGTTCGTTCTGCTGTTGACAGCGGCGACCTTCTTGGCTGTGGTGCATGTGGCCGAGGAGCAGGCTGTAGACCGGACCCTGGAAACCCTAGTCAACAGCACGCTGGGCCGGGAATCGCGCGAGCATTTGGCCGAGCGAGGCTTCTCCATTAGCTTAGGGGGGCTTAGGCACAGCGATTTCCAGGAAGACTTGGAGCACACCATACCCGAGCACACCTATCTACGCTGGTACACCCGTGAGGGTAAGCTGTCCTGGCAGGGTGGAGAGGCCGCTGCACGGGTACCTCGGGACACCCTGCGCCCTGGGTACGCCACCCTATCGGGAACCCAAGGGCACTATCGCCAACTGACCTTACGCCTTCCGGGAGGATTCCTCCAAATGGGCAAGAAAGAAGAGGAACTGGTGCACGGGGTCCTCGTGGGGATACTGCTGGCCTTTCCGGTACTCCTGGGTATCACAGGGGGATGCGCTTGGCTACTGGCAGGGCGGGCCATGGTCCCGATTGTAGAGAGCTATCGAAGGCTCCAGCAATTTACGGGCGATGCCTCCCACGAGTTACGCACTCCCGTGGCGACCATTTTGGCGACAGCTCAAGGAGCCCTGCACCAGCCGGAGGTCCTCTCCCCAGACACCTACGAAAAATTTGCAGTCATTGTTCAGACAGCCCAACGGATGAAAGACCTGACTGAGGATCTACTGTGGCTTGCTCGTATCGATAGCGGAGTCCCGGTGGGGCGCATCTGCTGTTCTCTCCACACAATCTTGACGGACCTCCACGAAGAACTGGCCCCTCTGAGTGTGGCAAAGGCCCAGGACTTCCAGATACGGCTTCCTCCGGGGGAGATCCACCTGGTGGGACAGCAGAGCCAACTCTACCGCCTGTTCACGAACCTGATCACCAACGCCATCAAATACACGCCGGTCGGGGGGCGAATTGAGGTCCGGGTGGAGCGCTCGGGCGATGGGGTAGCGGTTCAGGTGGTCGATACAGGTGTGGGTATCCCGGCTGCCCACCTTGGGCACCTGTTCGAGCGGTTTTATCGGGTGGATGAAGCTCGGACACGAGAAGCAGGGGGTTTTGGGCTGGGGCTCGCCATTGCCCAGACGATTGTTAAACATCACCAGGGCACGATTTCTGTACAGAGCACCGCAGGCGCGGGCAGTACTTTTACCATTCACCTACCCTTAGGCCGCTCCTAG
- a CDS encoding dockerin type I domain-containing protein has product MRNWPLWLTVLAGVVLAPSLWADPGDVNGDGKADQYDLQVLQQYLKGKALLTWPQTQAADLNEDGLVDQQDVALLQQHLAPKSIPAVTAGRERNGGGRVIDQKTGQPLAGAVVAVPDEKIQVTTDDEGRFTLPQPVKSDRILTVKAGRYAPFSLTLNKEQGVPQQLGLEQLTARVSVLDDEVRHLGDDAFDPSSANAGDFRLPTEGTNLRRTFSLTALPDQDPYLKIGSLIGIDTPDSVLAGQSKLPAQNTFRDTPTAAFRVYLNGTLAKRITVNGDNVIIPLPRWLLKLGTNEVVLATASSDPGKLGNAQNLDGALLNRATTGIGYDDIELAHVLLVIPNREERTFFTAQP; this is encoded by the coding sequence ATGAGAAACTGGCCGCTTTGGCTCACCGTCTTGGCGGGGGTTGTGCTGGCTCCTAGTCTGTGGGCAGATCCTGGCGATGTCAATGGGGATGGCAAAGCGGATCAGTACGATTTGCAGGTATTGCAGCAGTATCTCAAGGGCAAAGCCCTGCTCACTTGGCCTCAGACTCAGGCTGCCGATCTCAATGAAGATGGTCTGGTAGACCAGCAAGACGTGGCCCTCCTCCAGCAGCACCTCGCCCCCAAAAGCATCCCGGCAGTGACGGCAGGACGGGAGCGTAACGGTGGCGGACGGGTCATCGACCAAAAAACGGGCCAACCCCTAGCTGGAGCTGTGGTTGCGGTGCCCGATGAAAAGATCCAGGTGACTACAGACGACGAGGGTCGCTTTACTTTACCGCAGCCGGTTAAAAGCGACCGGATTTTAACGGTCAAAGCGGGTCGTTATGCTCCATTTTCTCTGACCCTCAACAAAGAACAGGGAGTGCCACAACAGCTAGGGCTGGAGCAGTTGACCGCTCGGGTGAGCGTTCTGGATGACGAAGTGCGCCATCTGGGTGACGATGCATTCGATCCGAGCTCAGCCAATGCTGGGGACTTCCGGTTACCCACCGAGGGAACTAACCTCCGACGCACCTTCTCCTTGACCGCGCTACCTGACCAGGACCCTTACCTCAAGATCGGTTCTCTCATCGGGATAGATACCCCCGACTCCGTACTGGCTGGTCAATCCAAACTCCCGGCGCAAAATACCTTCCGCGATACGCCGACTGCCGCTTTTCGGGTGTACCTCAACGGTACCTTGGCTAAGAGGATCACCGTCAATGGGGACAATGTCATCATTCCGCTACCCCGTTGGCTACTCAAGCTCGGCACCAATGAAGTTGTTTTGGCGACAGCGAGTTCTGACCCAGGGAAGTTGGGCAATGCCCAGAACCTAGACGGAGCGCTGCTTAACCGTGCTACTACCGGGATTGGCTACGATGACATCGAGCTCGCTCATGTCCTCTTGGTCATCCCCAACCGCGAGGAGCGTACCTTTTTTACCGCCCAGCCGTGA
- a CDS encoding carotenoid oxygenase family protein translates to MTTTASLKPNLAAWARGYETLTQEYDYWLEDIEGELPSELQGTLWRNGPGQFELGGVSYRHPFDGDGMVSALTFRDGRVHFRNRYVRTQAFQEEQQAGRILYKNVFGTLKPGGFWANLFDFNNKNVANTNVLYYAQKLWALWEAAPPHRLDPYTLATTGLDPLVGKLPFSAHPRLDPQTGHLVNFGVEVGLQSRLHLWELNPSGKIVRQRVEKLQGLAFIHDFVITPHYAIFFQNPMALDPWPFLFGMKGAAECLHFAKGEPTRILVLPRDGSPVIELEAEPFFIFHHVNAYEQDGLVIIDSIRYEEYLKAQEDRDFKETDFTQIPAGRLWRTTLDLKARRLTTRMHAPRACEFPQVAPNFVGQSHRWAYLASAHAPTANGPMQAVGRFDFVKRLEERYSFDPDGYVGEPVFIPRPGAVEEDGGWVVSLVYRGDVHRTDVIFFDAQNIAAGPIAQLHLPHHVPHGLHGTWSPGFFSKAI, encoded by the coding sequence ATGACGACCACTGCCTCGCTAAAGCCCAATTTGGCCGCCTGGGCCAGAGGTTACGAAACACTCACACAAGAGTACGACTACTGGCTTGAGGATATCGAAGGGGAATTGCCGTCGGAGCTTCAGGGCACTCTTTGGCGCAATGGTCCGGGGCAGTTCGAGCTGGGTGGGGTCTCCTATCGGCATCCTTTTGACGGAGACGGCATGGTCTCAGCGCTCACCTTCCGTGATGGGCGGGTCCATTTTCGTAACCGCTACGTGCGGACGCAGGCTTTTCAGGAAGAGCAACAAGCGGGGCGAATTCTCTATAAAAACGTCTTTGGAACCCTCAAACCAGGCGGGTTTTGGGCCAACCTATTCGATTTCAATAATAAGAATGTCGCCAACACCAATGTCCTCTACTATGCCCAAAAGCTCTGGGCACTGTGGGAAGCAGCCCCTCCGCACCGGCTCGATCCCTATACCCTCGCCACTACAGGTCTGGACCCACTGGTTGGGAAATTGCCTTTCTCCGCCCATCCCCGGCTCGATCCTCAGACTGGTCACTTGGTCAATTTTGGGGTAGAAGTGGGCCTACAGAGTCGCTTACACCTCTGGGAACTGAACCCCTCCGGCAAGATCGTGAGGCAGCGGGTCGAAAAACTTCAGGGACTCGCTTTCATCCATGATTTTGTGATCACACCCCACTACGCTATCTTTTTTCAAAATCCGATGGCCCTTGACCCTTGGCCTTTCTTGTTCGGAATGAAGGGGGCGGCGGAGTGCCTACACTTTGCCAAAGGGGAGCCGACACGCATCCTGGTCTTGCCTCGGGACGGTAGCCCTGTAATTGAACTGGAGGCGGAACCGTTTTTTATCTTCCACCATGTCAATGCCTATGAGCAGGATGGGCTAGTCATCATCGACAGCATTCGCTACGAGGAATACCTCAAAGCTCAGGAGGACCGGGACTTTAAGGAGACAGACTTCACCCAAATCCCGGCAGGGCGACTCTGGCGCACTACCCTTGATCTCAAGGCTCGCCGCCTGACGACTCGGATGCATGCCCCGCGCGCCTGCGAGTTCCCTCAAGTTGCCCCTAACTTCGTCGGGCAGTCTCACCGCTGGGCCTATTTAGCCAGCGCCCACGCACCTACCGCCAATGGCCCCATGCAGGCAGTGGGGCGGTTCGATTTTGTAAAGAGGCTGGAGGAACGCTATAGCTTTGACCCAGATGGCTACGTCGGAGAGCCGGTCTTCATCCCGCGTCCAGGGGCGGTGGAGGAGGACGGAGGCTGGGTGGTCAGTCTGGTTTATCGAGGAGATGTCCATCGCACGGATGTCATCTTTTTTGATGCCCAAAATATTGCGGCTGGTCCCATAGCCCAACTCCACCTTCCCCATCATGTCCCTCATGGTCTGCACGGCACTTGGAGTCCAGGCTTCTTCAGTAAAGCTATTTAG
- a CDS encoding tetratricopeptide repeat protein yields MQPGKALDETFNELGIVAARVAKQTKGEVSASEISRFRNLRQDISSRKLQAILDVLPEDARTHFFRRAGGDELVSRLNEPFAIKSLILSNAPGKPRSIADLTCEIHLQRANAYLELNQYDAASSEFATALNILKDTGDFPLVEAQLYINMGNCASQLSQNEEARKFYHMGLRLSEIAYPTTTQTKGKGRKKTNELNKEQEEVQKLRARVLVNLSNLDFVAGHFDKVEQYCREVLDIAQRFKLDAIYGHCCENLGNISAIRGEWEAAIEYYLASTRTDFPMYKNYGLLNNLGFCYIHAGQYDEAERLIQRLLALAYNDEVKRYKASALFMLGLCAEFQRREKIALAYYQQSCAVHETPEALIGVVRVCNLASSPTFKVILEDAYKILCEQPFTPFTDYSLEWLTLIELQGELATEGAKRWVSQMAKCLPQTFMYWKLPQREKLLKLVSNGGHLD; encoded by the coding sequence GTGCAACCGGGTAAAGCGCTGGATGAAACCTTCAATGAGCTAGGCATCGTGGCGGCACGGGTGGCTAAGCAGACCAAGGGCGAGGTATCCGCTTCGGAGATCTCGCGCTTTCGGAATTTGCGGCAGGATATCAGCTCTAGGAAACTCCAAGCTATCCTGGATGTCCTCCCCGAAGATGCACGGACGCATTTCTTCAGGCGAGCGGGCGGCGATGAGCTAGTATCGCGCCTAAACGAGCCCTTTGCAATCAAAAGTCTGATACTGAGTAATGCTCCTGGCAAACCCCGCTCTATCGCTGACCTGACCTGTGAAATTCATCTGCAACGAGCCAATGCTTATCTGGAGCTAAACCAATATGACGCAGCTTCTTCAGAATTTGCCACAGCACTCAATATCCTGAAGGATACAGGAGACTTCCCCCTGGTGGAAGCCCAGCTCTATATCAACATGGGTAACTGCGCCAGTCAGCTCAGTCAGAATGAGGAAGCGCGCAAGTTTTATCATATGGGATTGCGCCTCAGCGAAATTGCCTACCCAACTACGACACAGACAAAAGGTAAGGGTAGAAAAAAAACTAATGAGTTAAATAAGGAACAAGAAGAAGTTCAAAAACTTAGGGCGCGGGTGCTGGTAAATCTGAGCAACCTAGATTTTGTTGCGGGCCACTTCGATAAGGTTGAACAGTATTGCAGGGAAGTTTTGGATATAGCGCAACGGTTCAAGCTCGATGCTATCTATGGTCATTGTTGTGAGAATTTGGGCAATATTTCTGCTATTCGAGGAGAATGGGAAGCAGCTATCGAGTACTACTTGGCAAGTACGAGGACGGATTTCCCAATGTATAAAAACTATGGCCTCTTAAATAACCTGGGGTTTTGCTATATTCATGCAGGGCAGTACGACGAGGCTGAACGGTTAATCCAACGGCTGTTAGCTCTTGCCTATAATGATGAGGTAAAACGTTATAAAGCCTCTGCGCTATTTATGCTTGGGTTATGTGCTGAATTTCAGAGAAGAGAGAAAATAGCTCTAGCTTACTACCAGCAAAGCTGCGCAGTTCATGAAACGCCAGAAGCATTGATAGGTGTGGTACGCGTATGTAACTTAGCTAGCAGTCCAACCTTCAAAGTAATCCTAGAGGATGCTTATAAAATCCTATGCGAACAGCCTTTCACCCCATTCACAGATTACTCCTTAGAGTGGTTGACACTAATAGAGTTGCAAGGAGAACTAGCAACCGAGGGTGCTAAACGGTGGGTATCACAGATGGCTAAATGCCTCCCTCAAACCTTCATGTACTGGAAACTACCCCAGCGAGAAAAGCTATTGAAGTTGGTTTCTAACGGTGGGCACCTCGATTAA
- a CDS encoding NAD+ synthase, with product MRIALVQLNPRVGDLTANSQAIAQAVLSLDPQPDLVVTPELSLVGYPPRDLLLQPAFVQTVWHEAEQLAQRLAHTAPVLVGAPVANPQSLGRPLYNSALLLHQGRIADSLHKTLLPTYDVFDEDRYFEPYVGSRVIRVGKELVGVSICEDLWNDRDYWSRPRYHHDPVQSLVAQGASLLVNLSASPYTRDKQRLREDMLCKLAYKHRLPLVYVNQVGGNDDLIFDGYSLMLNAQGDVIARARGFAPDILVVDETGGRLCALLEPEEELWEALVLGTRDYVRKCGFRQVLLGLSGGIDSALTAAIACDALGSKNVLGVLMPSPYSSSGSVSDSLTLAQNLGMQTLTLPIAPAMDAYDQILQEAFTGYSPDVTEENIQARIRGNLLMALSNKYGALLLTTGNKSELAVGYCTLYGDMSGGLGVIADLPKTQVYTLAHWLNRDGTILPEAILTKAPSAELRPDQTDQDALPPYELLDAILERHLADHQGAEEIIRAGYPPVVVTQILAWVKRAEFKRHQTPPGLKVTDRAFGTGWRMPIARA from the coding sequence ATGCGCATTGCCTTGGTACAACTCAACCCGCGGGTGGGGGACCTGACTGCCAATAGTCAGGCGATAGCCCAAGCAGTCCTGAGCTTGGACCCCCAACCGGATCTGGTGGTGACCCCGGAACTCTCCCTGGTCGGCTATCCGCCCCGTGACCTCCTATTGCAGCCCGCCTTTGTCCAGACCGTCTGGCACGAAGCTGAACAGCTCGCCCAACGTCTTGCTCATACAGCTCCGGTCCTCGTCGGTGCCCCGGTAGCCAACCCCCAGAGTCTTGGACGTCCGCTCTATAACAGCGCTCTTCTTCTCCATCAGGGGCGTATTGCCGATAGCCTGCACAAGACGCTCCTACCCACCTATGATGTCTTCGATGAGGACCGCTACTTCGAGCCCTACGTCGGCTCCCGAGTGATCCGAGTGGGCAAGGAGTTGGTCGGTGTGAGCATCTGCGAGGACCTCTGGAATGACCGCGACTATTGGTCCCGTCCCCGCTATCACCACGACCCTGTCCAATCTTTAGTCGCGCAGGGTGCCAGCTTGCTAGTCAACCTATCCGCTTCTCCCTACACCCGCGACAAACAGCGCCTCCGGGAAGACATGCTCTGCAAGCTCGCCTACAAACACCGTTTACCCTTGGTCTATGTCAATCAGGTTGGGGGCAACGACGACCTGATCTTCGATGGCTATAGCCTGATGCTCAACGCCCAAGGGGACGTGATAGCCCGTGCGCGGGGTTTTGCCCCCGATATCTTGGTCGTAGATGAGACTGGAGGGCGGCTTTGTGCACTGCTGGAGCCTGAAGAAGAGCTATGGGAAGCGTTGGTCCTAGGGACGCGGGACTACGTGCGCAAATGTGGGTTTCGCCAAGTCCTCTTGGGTCTGTCGGGGGGCATCGACTCAGCCCTCACCGCCGCTATCGCCTGTGACGCTCTTGGGTCTAAGAATGTCCTCGGGGTCTTGATGCCCTCGCCGTACTCCAGTTCTGGGAGCGTGAGCGACAGTCTGACCCTCGCTCAAAACCTGGGTATGCAGACCCTCACGCTCCCTATCGCCCCCGCCATGGATGCCTATGACCAGATCCTCCAGGAGGCTTTCACTGGCTACAGCCCGGACGTGACCGAGGAGAATATTCAGGCGCGCATCCGGGGCAATCTCTTGATGGCCCTCTCCAATAAATACGGAGCCCTCTTGCTGACCACAGGCAACAAATCAGAATTAGCCGTGGGCTACTGCACCCTCTACGGTGACATGTCTGGGGGGCTTGGGGTTATCGCCGACCTGCCCAAAACCCAAGTCTACACCCTGGCCCATTGGCTCAACCGAGACGGGACGATACTCCCGGAAGCCATCCTCACCAAGGCTCCCTCCGCCGAACTGCGCCCCGACCAAACAGACCAGGATGCCCTCCCCCCCTACGAACTACTCGACGCCATCCTCGAGCGGCACCTTGCAGACCACCAAGGAGCCGAAGAGATTATCCGAGCGGGTTACCCTCCCGTTGTCGTCACCCAAATTCTGGCATGGGTGAAACGCGCTGAATTCAAGCGCCATCAGACCCCTCCAGGACTCAAAGTGACCGACCGCGCCTTTGGCACCGGCTGGCGGATGCCTATTGCCCGCGCCTGA
- a CDS encoding ABC transporter permease, translated as MSATTDAATQETLSDRPLRRFLAPARFWRLREEVSPRLYSLLGVASVAVPLLAWTLLSLSGWVEPLFLPSPFKVLQAFVTLFTDKGLLVDVGVSLARVSGGFFLGALVAIPLGLLMGSFKSFQAAFEPAIGLVRYMPATAFIPLLILWLGIGEPTKLALIFIGTVFFNTLMVADAARLVPKDLINVSYTLGANRRQVFFQVLIPHALPGILDALRVNMAAAWNLVIVSELVAAQSGLGYQILRAQKFLLTDNIFVGLILIGLIGLLTDLCFGWLRSTLAAWAD; from the coding sequence ATGAGCGCGACCACCGATGCTGCTACCCAAGAAACGTTGAGCGATAGGCCCTTGCGCCGCTTTCTGGCTCCGGCTCGCTTCTGGCGGCTGCGCGAGGAGGTTTCGCCCCGGCTCTATAGCCTGCTGGGGGTGGCCTCGGTGGCCGTGCCCTTGCTGGCTTGGACGCTGTTGAGCCTGAGTGGTTGGGTCGAGCCCCTGTTCTTGCCTAGTCCCTTTAAAGTCCTTCAGGCGTTTGTCACCCTGTTCACCGATAAGGGGCTGTTGGTAGATGTCGGGGTGAGCCTTGCTCGGGTGAGTGGAGGATTTTTTCTCGGGGCGTTGGTCGCGATTCCCTTAGGTCTGTTGATGGGCAGCTTCAAGAGTTTTCAGGCTGCCTTTGAACCGGCTATTGGACTGGTGCGCTATATGCCTGCTACGGCCTTCATTCCGCTGTTGATCCTCTGGTTGGGGATTGGAGAGCCGACCAAACTGGCCTTGATTTTTATCGGCACGGTCTTCTTCAACACGCTGATGGTTGCAGACGCCGCCCGCCTTGTGCCCAAAGACCTGATCAATGTCTCCTACACCCTGGGAGCCAACCGCCGTCAAGTTTTCTTTCAGGTCCTCATCCCCCATGCGCTCCCAGGCATCCTTGACGCCTTGCGGGTCAATATGGCCGCCGCCTGGAATCTGGTGATCGTCTCAGAACTGGTCGCGGCTCAATCGGGGCTTGGCTATCAGATCCTGCGGGCTCAGAAATTTTTACTCACCGACAATATCTTCGTCGGTCTAATCTTAATTGGCTTGATTGGCCTGCTGACCGATCTTTGCTTTGGCTGGCTCAGGAGCACCCTAGCCGCGTGGGCAGATTAG
- a CDS encoding alpha/beta fold hydrolase has product MTLKKNILQVGSLEWYYLESCPSRAISHPPVVFLHTLVSQSYGWREVLPALAQRGVRALAPDWIGYGNSAKPEKQDFAYTSERLLQALNDFLDTLELTTCALVVQGFLGAVGLQYALRNPTRVTRLAILNTPLSTQARLPWKIKQMGLPLAGEMMTQDPLLVDRTLEGAGGKVIPENHLRVYRRPFLESSNAGRALLATIRNLDLPQAMTELEAGLPKWQAPTLLLWGTRDPWLPVAMAEATARTLPQGKIIPLDQAGHYPQEDQPEAVVQALVDFLSR; this is encoded by the coding sequence GTGACCCTCAAAAAAAACATCCTCCAGGTCGGCTCCTTGGAATGGTATTACCTGGAGAGCTGCCCTAGTAGAGCAATCAGCCACCCGCCCGTCGTGTTCCTACATACCCTGGTCTCCCAGAGCTACGGTTGGCGCGAAGTGCTCCCTGCTTTGGCCCAGCGCGGGGTGCGGGCACTAGCTCCCGATTGGATTGGCTACGGGAATTCTGCCAAACCGGAGAAACAAGACTTTGCTTACACCTCAGAAAGACTCCTCCAGGCGCTTAACGACTTTCTAGATACCCTCGAACTGACGACATGCGCCTTAGTGGTCCAGGGCTTTTTGGGTGCAGTCGGTCTCCAGTACGCCCTCAGAAATCCCACACGGGTCACCCGACTTGCCATCCTGAACACGCCCCTCAGTACCCAAGCCCGCCTGCCCTGGAAAATCAAACAAATGGGTCTGCCGTTAGCAGGGGAGATGATGACCCAAGACCCCCTGCTGGTAGACCGGACCCTGGAGGGCGCAGGCGGCAAGGTCATCCCCGAAAATCACCTTAGAGTCTACCGGCGTCCCTTCCTAGAAAGCTCCAACGCCGGACGTGCACTCCTTGCCACCATCCGCAATCTGGACCTCCCTCAGGCGATGACCGAACTGGAAGCGGGACTCCCCAAGTGGCAAGCCCCCACGCTACTCCTATGGGGTACCCGCGATCCCTGGCTCCCCGTCGCCATGGCAGAAGCCACCGCCCGCACCCTGCCCCAAGGGAAGATTATTCCCTTGGACCAAGCCGGACACTATCCCCAAGAGGATCAGCCAGAAGCGGTAGTCCAGGCGCTCGTTGACTTCCTCAGTCGCTAA
- a CDS encoding universal stress protein, giving the protein MLNTVLVAVDHAPTANRVLDSLGDLNLPVHCRLVLAHAMTPPDFDTPLDVPGNGDEVSIFQDIEHFFDALTKDLPYPVEREVVMGDPADEILRLARIYKADLIIIGSRGLKGVERVLKGSVSSQVVAESWCSVLVVKLDRTASSL; this is encoded by the coding sequence ATGCTCAACACTGTTCTGGTCGCTGTAGACCATGCCCCCACAGCCAATCGGGTTCTTGACAGCCTCGGGGACTTAAACCTTCCCGTGCACTGCCGTCTGGTGCTGGCCCATGCCATGACACCCCCCGATTTTGACACTCCCTTGGACGTACCTGGCAATGGCGATGAGGTCAGCATTTTTCAAGACATCGAGCATTTCTTTGATGCCCTGACCAAAGACTTGCCTTACCCGGTCGAGCGCGAAGTCGTCATGGGAGACCCGGCGGATGAAATCCTGCGTCTTGCGCGCATCTACAAAGCCGACCTCATTATTATTGGTTCGCGGGGACTCAAAGGAGTAGAGCGGGTGTTGAAAGGGTCAGTAAGCTCTCAGGTGGTTGCGGAGAGTTGGTGTTCGGTGTTGGTGGTCAAACTAGACCGGACCGCTTCCTCGCTCTGA
- the rppA gene encoding two-component system response regulator RppA, translating into MRLLLVEDEENLAHAIKGILTTAGHVVDVVYRGDEGWLLTQQVRYDLLILDWMVPGLSGVEVCRRLRAEGQMAPVLLLTARDLARDKVVGLDSGADDYMVKPFDIEELLARVRALLRRPSHFQDHVLTAGGVILNCNTMTAYREGKAIPLNRKEFQLLEYFLTHPGQVLTRDQILERLWEISAEPESNVVAAQVRLLRQKVDQGFGKPLIQTVYGVGYRFED; encoded by the coding sequence ATGCGCCTGCTCCTGGTCGAAGACGAAGAAAATCTAGCTCATGCCATCAAGGGTATTCTGACGACAGCGGGGCATGTGGTAGATGTGGTCTATCGGGGAGATGAGGGTTGGCTCCTCACCCAACAGGTGCGCTATGACCTGCTCATCCTCGACTGGATGGTACCGGGGCTGTCGGGGGTGGAAGTGTGCCGTCGGTTGCGGGCTGAGGGCCAAATGGCTCCGGTATTATTGCTCACCGCTCGGGACCTCGCTCGGGATAAAGTGGTGGGTCTTGACAGCGGGGCGGACGACTACATGGTAAAACCCTTCGACATCGAAGAACTCCTCGCCCGAGTCCGCGCCCTCTTGCGCCGCCCCAGTCACTTCCAGGACCATGTGCTCACAGCCGGCGGGGTCATCCTCAACTGCAACACCATGACCGCCTACCGCGAGGGCAAGGCCATTCCCCTCAACCGCAAGGAATTTCAACTCTTGGAATACTTCCTCACCCATCCGGGTCAGGTCCTCACCCGCGACCAGATCCTAGAGCGCCTCTGGGAGATCAGCGCCGAACCAGAGAGTAACGTAGTAGCAGCGCAGGTCCGATTGTTGCGCCAAAAAGTGGACCAAGGCTTTGGTAAACCGCTCATCCAGACAGTCTATGGGGTGGGTTATCGCTTCGAGGACTAG